The following are encoded together in the Sulfoacidibacillus ferrooxidans genome:
- a CDS encoding MFS transporter yields the protein MRPTRFRWIIIFLLFFITIINYIDRSAISYAIPDISKLFHLNSIEDGAILGAFGIGYMITTFFGGIWVDRSGARTVLFLSSLLWSLSIGLTGLSIDFTMIYAMRILLGVSEGPNFPAINRAVGDWLSKDERAIALSNSLVAVPLALAIGAPIVTQLIIHTSWRGTFVILGILGLIWVPIWYYFFRDFPEHSKHVNELELAHIRKNLPMQKEDSKSMRLHQTQKVVGLWKFLFSNPTLLANDWAFFVFGYYLFFFMTWLPTYLQQAYHLNLSSVGIFSILPWLLAAILLWTLGYLSDAILKKTGSLRKSRSHPIWISQLLAAICIIPVIFTHDLTVAMIFISLAVAFSMSSNSTFYAINVDVARERTGTALGVMDTFFAIAGFAAPMITGWVVNSTGHFANAFWLLAVLSFSSVVVVLLFHHPDKQRHLNELH from the coding sequence ATGCGACCGACGAGATTTCGCTGGATAATCATATTTTTACTATTTTTTATTACGATCATTAATTATATTGATCGATCTGCTATTTCATATGCAATTCCAGATATATCTAAACTATTTCACCTCAATTCGATTGAAGATGGGGCAATTCTAGGTGCATTCGGCATCGGCTATATGATCACAACATTTTTTGGGGGAATATGGGTTGATCGTAGTGGTGCTCGTACCGTGCTTTTTTTGTCATCGCTCCTTTGGTCATTATCCATCGGCCTAACAGGACTATCAATCGATTTTACTATGATTTATGCAATGCGTATTCTATTAGGTGTCTCAGAGGGACCAAATTTTCCTGCGATAAATAGAGCAGTAGGTGACTGGCTGTCTAAAGATGAGCGCGCTATTGCACTCTCCAACTCTCTAGTAGCCGTACCACTAGCACTTGCCATCGGTGCTCCTATTGTCACCCAGTTGATCATTCATACGTCATGGCGAGGTACCTTTGTCATTCTTGGCATACTCGGTTTAATCTGGGTTCCGATATGGTATTATTTCTTTCGGGACTTTCCTGAGCATAGCAAGCATGTAAATGAGCTAGAGTTAGCACACATTCGTAAAAATCTTCCTATGCAAAAAGAAGACTCAAAAAGTATGCGGTTACACCAGACTCAAAAGGTTGTAGGCTTGTGGAAATTTTTATTCTCTAATCCTACATTGTTAGCTAATGACTGGGCATTTTTTGTTTTTGGTTATTATCTGTTTTTCTTTATGACTTGGCTTCCCACCTATTTACAGCAAGCATATCACTTAAATCTCAGTTCAGTTGGAATTTTCAGTATCCTGCCTTGGTTGCTTGCGGCAATTCTATTGTGGACATTGGGATATCTATCGGATGCGATCCTCAAAAAAACAGGAAGCCTTCGTAAATCGCGATCACATCCGATATGGATATCGCAATTACTTGCTGCCATTTGTATCATTCCCGTCATTTTTACACACGATCTAACTGTTGCTATGATCTTTATTTCACTCGCTGTTGCATTTAGCATGAGTTCCAACTCGACTTTTTACGCCATCAATGTTGACGTGGCACGAGAACGCACGGGGACGGCTCTTGGCGTTATGGATACATTTTTTGCTATTGCAGGCTTTGCAGCACCTATGATCACTGGCTGGGTGGTCAATTCGACCGGACACTTTGCAAATGCTTTTTGGTTACTTGCCGTATTGTCGTTCTCTTCTGTAGTGGTCGTCTTGTTATTCCATCACCCTGACAAGCAAAGACATCTTAATGAATTGCATTGA
- a CDS encoding rhodanese-like domain-containing protein, translated as MVRQWSSKDVLERLRNGRPLQIIDVREPFEYGHGHIPGARSVPLSQIGGRMHEIRRDVETVVVCQSGNRSRSACDFLARQGYTQIFNLQGGMSRWNGPTQ; from the coding sequence ATGGTACGGCAATGGTCTAGTAAAGATGTATTAGAGCGCCTTCGCAATGGACGCCCTTTGCAAATTATCGATGTGCGGGAACCCTTTGAATATGGCCATGGTCATATTCCTGGTGCGCGATCAGTACCCCTATCGCAAATCGGTGGGAGGATGCACGAAATTCGCCGTGATGTAGAGACTGTAGTGGTCTGTCAGAGCGGCAATCGCAGTCGTAGCGCCTGTGATTTCTTGGCGCGTCAGGGATATACACAGATTTTTAACCTTCAGGGTGGCATGTCAAGATGGAATGGTCCAACCCAATAG